One region of Sphingomonas adhaesiva genomic DNA includes:
- a CDS encoding methyl-accepting chemotaxis protein, producing MKIPRKLGLSFLTINATAALVMAVFLANIMMISGSTERSNFSQSIFAKALTLETSILRQNSQFRGFLVTADPTYLKSYEEGRKEFDETAAELDRLLTDPAKRAMVAEARAETLKWRRDWGDRLIAAVKAGNRDAAQEAVRGAGAAVLVSKVALPLRALRAEETKDIEAAAASQEKAIEIALIVLALGTIALIGIAVTLSRVLSRQIARPITGLTDVMVNLAKGRHDIKVPAANRNDELGDMARAITVFRDTAVAKVVDDRDREAALGAIGGALHRLSEADLTARIHDVPPAFQTLSDDYNAATSSLSGVLAGVRRSVESIKRDTGEISHAASDLSDRSERQAASLQESASALDEITRSVGAGASAAEKASASMTAAQSEAERGGEIVRQAIGAMNGIEQASNEIAEIISLIDGIAFQTNLLALNAGVEAARAGEAGKGFAVVASEVRALAQRAADAATDVKAKVTSASTHVRTGVELVDRTGQALSRIIESVGSVSGAIDGIARSADYQAKSLGEINIAIGEMDGMTQQNAAMVEETSAAARNLVKEAELLAASVATFAIDEQAAAPANVTRMPARRVEGRVAPAPAPAPARRAAAGGDGWDSF from the coding sequence ATGAAGATACCGCGCAAGCTCGGACTGTCCTTCCTCACCATCAACGCCACCGCGGCGCTGGTGATGGCGGTGTTCCTCGCCAACATCATGATGATTTCGGGATCGACCGAGCGCAGCAATTTCAGCCAGTCGATCTTCGCCAAGGCGCTGACGCTGGAAACCTCGATCCTGCGTCAGAACAGCCAGTTCCGCGGCTTCCTGGTGACCGCCGACCCGACCTATCTGAAATCGTATGAGGAAGGCCGCAAGGAGTTCGACGAAACCGCGGCCGAGCTGGACCGGCTGCTGACCGATCCCGCCAAGCGCGCCATGGTGGCGGAGGCCCGCGCGGAGACGCTGAAGTGGCGCCGCGACTGGGGCGACCGGCTGATCGCCGCGGTGAAGGCGGGCAACCGCGACGCCGCGCAGGAGGCGGTGCGCGGCGCCGGTGCCGCGGTGCTGGTGAGCAAGGTCGCGCTGCCGCTGCGCGCGCTGCGGGCCGAGGAGACGAAGGACATCGAGGCCGCCGCCGCCAGCCAGGAGAAGGCGATCGAGATCGCGCTGATCGTGCTCGCGCTCGGCACCATCGCGCTGATCGGCATCGCCGTGACGCTGAGCCGCGTGCTCAGCCGCCAGATCGCGCGCCCGATCACCGGGCTGACCGACGTCATGGTCAACCTGGCCAAGGGGCGGCACGACATCAAGGTGCCCGCCGCCAACCGCAACGACGAGCTGGGCGACATGGCGCGCGCGATCACCGTCTTCCGCGACACCGCGGTGGCGAAGGTGGTCGACGACCGCGACCGCGAGGCGGCGCTGGGCGCGATCGGCGGCGCGCTCCACCGCCTGTCGGAGGCGGACCTGACCGCGCGCATCCACGACGTGCCGCCCGCGTTCCAGACGCTGTCCGACGATTACAACGCCGCCACCAGCAGCCTGTCGGGCGTGCTGGCGGGCGTGCGCCGCAGCGTCGAATCGATCAAGCGCGACACCGGCGAGATCAGCCACGCCGCGTCCGACCTGTCGGATCGCAGCGAGCGCCAGGCCGCCAGCCTCCAGGAATCGGCCTCCGCGCTGGACGAGATCACCAGGTCGGTCGGCGCCGGTGCGAGTGCGGCGGAGAAGGCCAGCGCGTCGATGACCGCGGCGCAGAGCGAGGCCGAGCGCGGCGGCGAGATCGTCCGTCAGGCGATCGGCGCGATGAACGGCATCGAGCAGGCCAGCAACGAGATCGCCGAGATCATCTCGCTGATCGACGGCATCGCCTTCCAGACCAACCTGCTCGCGCTCAACGCGGGCGTCGAGGCGGCGCGCGCGGGCGAGGCGGGCAAGGGCTTCGCGGTCGTGGCGAGCGAGGTGCGCGCGCTGGCGCAGCGCGCCGCCGACGCCGCGACCGACGTGAAGGCGAAGGTCACCTCCGCCTCGACCCATGTCCGCACCGGCGTCGAACTGGTCGACCGCACCGGGCAGGCGCTGTCGCGCATCATCGAGAGCGTCGGCAGCGTCAGCGGGGCGATCGACGGCATCGCCCGCTCCGCCGACTATCAGGCCAAGAGCCTGGGCGAGATCAACATCGCGATCGGCGAGATGGACGGCATGACGCAGCAGAACGCCGCGATGGTCGAGGAAACCTCCGCCGCCGCGCGCAATCTGGTGAAGGAGGCGGAACTGCTCGCCGCCTCGGTCGCGACCTTCGCGATCGACGAGCAGGCCGCCGCGCCCGCGAACGTCACGCGGATGCCGGCCCGCCGCGTCGAGGGCCGGGTGGCGCCCGCCCCCGCCCCCGCCCCCGCGCGCCGTGCCGCGGCGGGAGGCGACGGCTGGGACAGCTTCTGA
- a CDS encoding DUF2332 domain-containing protein: MDLPDVTAKPFHDQAAAVRAMGSPFVAAVLDAVGRQLPRAPLTCARVAGWPGDEAADALAMRVAGALHAFARTGEDAALTRLYRDREGDLDRTIGDALARADAFVADWIRDPPQTNEVGRTAATMAALMVLRTHHAMPVALLELGASAGLNLNLTAYAHDLGGVRAGDAASPVRVAPDWRGPPPPAGAIEVATARGVDLHPLAVTQAGARDRLLAFVWPDDAARADRLTAALGIARHAPPRVDRGDILAWLPAQLARSQPAGLARVVVHSMVMQYLSPADRATVDAAMADAGARATADRPLARIAFEWTPARDAVRLRLTIWPDGRTIDLATCHAYGAWIDWRGEG, translated from the coding sequence ATGGACCTGCCGGACGTGACCGCGAAACCCTTCCACGATCAGGCCGCCGCGGTGCGCGCGATGGGCTCGCCCTTCGTCGCCGCGGTGCTCGACGCGGTCGGGCGGCAGTTACCGCGCGCCCCTCTCACCTGCGCGCGGGTCGCCGGCTGGCCGGGCGACGAGGCGGCGGATGCGCTGGCGATGCGGGTGGCCGGGGCGCTCCACGCGTTCGCCCGCACCGGCGAGGATGCGGCGCTGACGCGGCTGTATCGCGATCGCGAGGGCGACCTGGACCGCACCATCGGCGATGCGCTGGCGCGGGCGGATGCGTTCGTCGCCGACTGGATCCGCGACCCGCCGCAGACCAACGAGGTCGGTCGCACCGCCGCCACCATGGCCGCGCTGATGGTGCTGCGGACGCATCACGCCATGCCGGTCGCGCTGCTGGAACTGGGCGCGAGCGCCGGGCTGAACCTGAACCTGACCGCCTATGCGCACGATCTGGGGGGCGTGCGCGCGGGTGACGCCGCATCGCCGGTGCGGGTCGCACCCGACTGGCGCGGCCCGCCCCCGCCCGCGGGGGCGATCGAGGTCGCGACCGCGCGCGGCGTCGACCTGCACCCGCTCGCAGTGACGCAGGCGGGCGCCCGCGACCGGCTGCTGGCGTTCGTCTGGCCCGACGATGCCGCGCGCGCCGATCGCCTCACCGCCGCGCTCGGCATCGCGCGCCACGCTCCGCCACGGGTCGATCGCGGCGACATCCTGGCGTGGCTGCCCGCGCAGCTGGCGCGGTCGCAACCCGCGGGCCTGGCCCGCGTCGTCGTTCACTCGATGGTGATGCAATATCTCTCGCCCGCGGACCGCGCCACGGTCGATGCGGCGATGGCGGACGCGGGAGCCCGGGCGACCGCCGACCGCCCGCTGGCCCGCATCGCGTTCGAATGGACCCCCGCGCGCGACGCGGTGCGCCTGCGCCTGACGATATGGCCCGACGGCCGCACGATCGATCTGGCGACCTGCCACGCCTATGGCGCATGGATCGACTGGCGCGGCGAAGGATAA
- a CDS encoding glycosyltransferase family 4 protein, whose translation MTQSPTVQDVGHIALIGNYLPRKCGLATFTTDTHQALRVRFPNMRVDVYAMDDHPGRYDYPAGVTAAIPQHDRAAYIAAARAIEDSGAQALWLQHEYGIYGGEAGAFILALLDRVTIPVVVTLHTVLEKPSVAERTVLEGILRRASKVIVMAERGREILENVWGANPKSIAVIPHGVPDRELADPDTFKPRFDWVGRQVILTFGLLAPGKGIETLIEAMPAVVAKNPDAMYVVLGATHPNLVAHEGERYRDSLKAQAEELGVGDNVTFVDAFVDHEDLIDYLQAADIYATPYLNPAQITSGTLSYAVGVGKAVVSTPYVHATEILADGHGVLVDFRDSAAFAREINDLLGNARNLTRLSARAYARGRTMIWSRVAEDAMSEIATAVATRPARLPAGPAGDAKVLRPDIAAVERMSDSTGMLQHSIYSIPDRRHGYCIDDNARALILMSAVPDLDPATRDRWTSVYAAFVQYAWNPDARRFRNFMNYDRSWCEDVGSEDSNGRTLWALGVTARDAAEAKHRDWATAMFDSTATLALELESPRAQAFAMLGAAAMLEASPGHQLALQILRRFPDEHLALLDAARRPAWGWFEIVLAYDNARLPEAIIRAGIALERADLVACGLDTLGWIIEKQTAPEGHFRAVGSESFGRVYAEPLPFDQQPLEAQATVDACCAAFDATGDRRWFVEAKRAYDWYLGVNDLDLPLATQRDGGCFDGLMPTGLNRNQGAESILALQLASCAISGLSKRVESVAGTGRAVA comes from the coding sequence ATGACGCAGTCGCCCACCGTGCAGGACGTCGGCCATATCGCGCTGATCGGTAACTACCTGCCGCGCAAGTGCGGGCTGGCGACCTTCACCACCGATACGCATCAGGCGCTGCGCGTGCGCTTTCCGAACATGCGCGTCGACGTCTATGCGATGGACGACCATCCCGGCCGCTATGATTATCCCGCGGGCGTGACCGCCGCGATCCCGCAGCACGATCGCGCCGCCTATATCGCCGCCGCGCGCGCGATCGAGGACAGCGGCGCGCAGGCGCTGTGGCTCCAGCACGAATACGGCATCTACGGCGGCGAGGCGGGGGCGTTCATCCTGGCGCTGCTCGACCGCGTGACCATTCCGGTCGTCGTGACGCTGCATACCGTGCTGGAAAAGCCGAGCGTCGCCGAGCGCACCGTGCTGGAAGGCATCCTGCGCCGCGCGTCCAAGGTGATCGTGATGGCGGAGCGCGGGCGCGAGATACTGGAGAACGTCTGGGGCGCCAATCCGAAGTCGATCGCGGTGATCCCGCACGGGGTGCCCGACCGCGAGCTGGCCGACCCCGACACGTTCAAGCCGCGCTTCGACTGGGTCGGGCGGCAGGTGATCCTGACCTTCGGGCTGCTGGCGCCGGGCAAGGGGATCGAGACGCTGATCGAGGCGATGCCCGCGGTCGTCGCGAAGAACCCGGACGCGATGTACGTCGTGCTGGGCGCGACGCACCCCAATCTGGTCGCGCACGAGGGCGAACGCTATCGCGATTCGTTGAAGGCGCAGGCGGAGGAACTGGGCGTCGGCGACAACGTCACCTTCGTCGACGCGTTCGTCGATCACGAGGATCTGATCGACTATCTCCAGGCGGCGGACATCTATGCCACGCCCTATCTGAACCCGGCGCAGATCACGAGCGGGACGCTCAGCTACGCGGTGGGGGTCGGCAAGGCGGTCGTCTCGACCCCCTATGTGCATGCGACCGAAATCCTGGCGGACGGTCACGGCGTATTGGTCGACTTCCGCGACTCGGCGGCGTTCGCGCGCGAGATCAACGATCTGCTCGGCAATGCGCGCAATCTGACGCGGCTGTCGGCGCGCGCCTATGCGCGCGGGCGGACGATGATCTGGTCGCGCGTGGCGGAGGATGCCATGAGCGAGATCGCCACCGCCGTCGCCACGCGCCCGGCACGGCTTCCCGCCGGCCCCGCCGGGGACGCCAAGGTGCTGCGCCCCGACATCGCCGCGGTCGAGCGGATGAGCGACTCGACCGGCATGCTGCAGCATTCGATCTATTCGATCCCGGACCGGCGCCACGGCTATTGCATCGATGACAATGCGCGTGCGCTGATCCTGATGAGCGCGGTGCCCGATCTGGATCCCGCGACGCGCGATCGCTGGACCAGCGTCTATGCCGCGTTCGTGCAATATGCGTGGAACCCGGACGCGCGGCGCTTTCGCAACTTCATGAACTACGACCGCAGCTGGTGCGAGGATGTCGGGTCGGAGGATTCGAACGGCCGCACGTTGTGGGCGCTGGGCGTGACGGCGCGCGATGCGGCGGAGGCCAAGCATCGCGACTGGGCGACCGCGATGTTCGATTCGACCGCCACGCTGGCGCTGGAGCTGGAGAGCCCGCGCGCGCAGGCGTTCGCGATGCTGGGCGCGGCGGCGATGCTGGAGGCGTCGCCGGGGCACCAGCTGGCGTTGCAGATCCTGCGCCGCTTCCCCGACGAGCATCTGGCGCTGCTGGACGCCGCACGGCGACCGGCATGGGGCTGGTTCGAGATCGTGCTGGCCTATGACAATGCGCGCCTGCCAGAGGCGATCATCCGCGCCGGCATCGCGCTGGAGCGGGCGGACCTCGTGGCGTGCGGGCTCGATACGCTGGGCTGGATCATCGAGAAGCAGACCGCGCCGGAGGGTCACTTCCGTGCGGTCGGTTCGGAGAGCTTCGGTCGCGTCTATGCCGAGCCGCTGCCGTTCGACCAGCAGCCGCTGGAGGCGCAGGCGACGGTGGATGCGTGCTGTGCCGCGTTCGATGCGACCGGCGACCGGCGCTGGTTCGTCGAGGCGAAGCGCGCCTACGACTGGTATCTGGGGGTCAACGACCTCGACCTGCCGCTGGCGACGCAGCGCGACGGCGGCTGTTTCGACGGTTTGATGCCGACGGGGCTGAACCGGAACCAGGGCGCGGAATCGATTCTGGCGCTGCAATTGGCGTCATGTGCGATTTCGGGGCTATCAAAGCGCGTCGAAAGCGTGGCAGGGACAGGACGCGCCGTCGCCTGA
- the mobA gene encoding molybdenum cofactor guanylyltransferase: protein MTRILGAVLAGGRATRFGSDKALARWGDATLLDHALGSLRPHADALIVVGRLTAPVATTPDLPAPDLGPLGGIAGALDHAAATGFDAVLTTACDTPALPPDLVAALLASDGAHAAEAPTVGLWPVRLAAPLIAHLHAGGDRSIRRWAAGAGIAAILPGLTVANANTPDELARFEP from the coding sequence ATGACCCGCATTCTCGGCGCCGTCCTCGCGGGCGGGCGCGCCACCCGCTTCGGCAGCGACAAGGCCCTGGCACGCTGGGGCGATGCGACGCTGCTCGACCATGCGCTGGGCAGCCTGCGTCCCCATGCCGATGCGCTGATCGTCGTCGGCCGGCTCACCGCGCCGGTCGCGACGACGCCCGACCTCCCCGCACCCGATCTCGGCCCGCTCGGCGGCATCGCCGGCGCGCTTGACCATGCCGCGGCAACGGGATTCGACGCCGTGCTGACCACCGCCTGCGACACCCCGGCGCTGCCGCCCGATCTGGTGGCGGCGCTCCTCGCGAGCGACGGCGCCCATGCCGCGGAGGCGCCGACCGTCGGGCTGTGGCCGGTCCGCCTCGCCGCGCCGCTCATCGCGCATCTGCACGCCGGCGGCGACCGCTCGATCCGCCGCTGGGCGGCAGGGGCGGGGATAGCGGCGATCCTGCCGGGCCTTACCGTCGCGAATGCGAACACGCCCGACGAACTGGCGCGCTTCGAGCCGTGA
- a CDS encoding TonB-dependent receptor yields the protein MRLWGILLASTAALTVAGTASAQGLRTVAPTSQDKAAEATPQAESANTADIVVTATRRSQRLSSVPIAVSAYGAAALQNSGATDIRQMTQLAPSLLVASTGSEANATARVRGIGTVGDNPGLESSVAVFIDGVYRSRTGSGLNDLGEVERIEVLRGPQGTLSGRNSSAGAISIYTKYPEFKFGGYGEVSYGNYDAVRVAGAVTGPVVGDTLAFRVDGVYGKRDGFYRDVVNNTDYNNRDRVFVRGQLFWKPTTDFSVRLIGDYTHRDEKCCGAVYIDTREKTDPTPGVPGDFAVAPQNRIVNILKSLGGVLPSDGNPYNRQIAQTTGRAYSNVTEDYGVSARIGWNFDNVQLISISAYREYKAGGAADVDYGNVDLIYRADDGLSYRQFKTFTQETRLSGSLFGNRLDWLVGGYYAHEDLQVSDNLKFGAQYGAFAACRIVATVNPAAALQNPANPGCLSTAGRTALTAALGQTLINGIDRLSTIRNVGAVRDLYDQTSSNYAFFTHNIFRLTDTLSLTGGLRYTSEHKKLRASFNNNNTACPTQQAELRSLLATPLAALAGGVITLSCTGNSSSAITGLPIADKIDEGQLTGTAVVSWKPVSSTLLYGSYARGYKAGGYNLDRSDLTANALSTPTAAQAVNLRFDPETVNAYELGVKFTSAKFTANVAAFRSEFKNFQLNTFNGANYIVQNIGSCSTDLAGADRDNDSNTGRCNGSVKAGVVTQGVEIETGMYPAPDVTFNLGYTYAETNYRNNLVGSNAGEPLNNALFLLPGSMMSNAPRHVVTTSATWSPEIAGTGLTALFYVDGRMTSDYNTGSDLFVEKTQDGFFVMNARIGLRGDGQRWAVEFWGQNILNTNYQQVAFNLPFQGANSQSQVQRFGAPTFATANTLFGSFLAEPRTYGVTLRSRF from the coding sequence ATGCGACTCTGGGGTATTCTTCTGGCATCGACGGCGGCACTGACGGTCGCCGGAACGGCGTCGGCGCAGGGGCTGCGCACCGTCGCGCCGACCTCTCAGGACAAGGCGGCAGAGGCGACGCCGCAGGCCGAATCGGCCAACACCGCCGATATCGTCGTCACCGCGACCCGCCGCTCGCAGCGTCTGTCGAGCGTGCCGATCGCGGTCAGCGCCTATGGCGCGGCCGCGCTCCAGAATTCGGGTGCGACCGACATCCGCCAGATGACGCAGCTGGCGCCCTCGCTGCTGGTCGCCTCGACCGGCTCGGAGGCGAACGCCACCGCGCGCGTCCGCGGCATCGGCACCGTCGGCGACAATCCGGGCCTGGAAAGCTCGGTCGCGGTCTTCATCGACGGCGTCTATCGCAGCCGCACCGGCTCGGGCCTCAACGACCTGGGCGAAGTGGAGCGGATCGAGGTCCTGCGCGGCCCGCAGGGCACGCTGTCGGGGCGCAATTCCTCCGCCGGCGCGATCAGCATCTACACCAAATACCCCGAGTTCAAGTTCGGCGGCTATGGCGAGGTCAGCTACGGCAATTACGACGCGGTCCGCGTCGCCGGTGCGGTGACCGGCCCGGTCGTCGGCGACACGCTCGCCTTCCGCGTCGACGGCGTCTACGGCAAGCGCGACGGCTTCTACCGCGACGTCGTCAACAACACCGACTACAACAACCGCGACCGAGTCTTCGTGCGCGGGCAGCTGTTCTGGAAGCCGACGACCGACTTCTCGGTCCGCCTGATCGGCGACTATACGCACCGCGACGAGAAGTGCTGCGGCGCGGTCTATATCGACACGCGCGAGAAGACCGATCCCACCCCGGGCGTTCCGGGCGACTTCGCGGTCGCGCCGCAGAACCGCATCGTCAACATCCTGAAGAGCCTGGGCGGCGTCCTGCCCAGCGACGGCAATCCCTATAACCGCCAGATCGCGCAGACGACGGGCCGCGCCTATTCCAACGTGACCGAGGATTACGGCGTGTCGGCCCGTATCGGGTGGAACTTCGACAACGTCCAGCTCATCTCGATCTCCGCCTATCGCGAATACAAGGCGGGCGGCGCCGCCGATGTCGATTACGGCAATGTCGACCTGATCTACCGCGCGGACGACGGGCTGTCGTATCGCCAGTTCAAGACCTTCACCCAGGAAACGCGCCTCAGCGGATCCCTCTTCGGCAACCGCCTCGACTGGCTGGTCGGCGGCTATTACGCGCACGAGGATCTGCAGGTGTCGGACAATCTGAAGTTCGGCGCGCAATACGGTGCCTTCGCCGCGTGCCGCATCGTCGCGACCGTCAACCCCGCCGCCGCGCTTCAGAACCCGGCCAATCCGGGCTGCCTCAGCACCGCGGGCCGCACCGCGCTGACCGCGGCGCTCGGCCAGACGCTCATCAACGGCATCGACCGCCTGAGCACGATCCGGAACGTGGGCGCGGTGCGCGACCTGTACGACCAGACCAGCAGCAACTACGCCTTCTTCACGCACAACATCTTCCGCCTGACCGACACGCTCAGCCTGACGGGCGGCCTGCGTTACACCAGCGAGCACAAGAAGCTGCGCGCCAGCTTCAACAACAACAACACCGCCTGCCCGACGCAGCAGGCCGAGCTGCGTTCGCTGCTGGCGACGCCGCTGGCGGCGCTGGCGGGCGGGGTCATCACGCTCAGCTGCACCGGCAATTCCTCCTCGGCGATCACCGGGCTGCCGATCGCCGACAAGATCGACGAGGGCCAGCTGACGGGTACCGCGGTCGTCTCGTGGAAGCCGGTGTCCAGCACCCTGCTCTACGGCTCGTACGCGCGCGGCTACAAGGCGGGCGGCTACAACCTCGACCGCTCGGACCTGACCGCGAACGCGCTTTCCACGCCGACCGCGGCGCAGGCGGTCAACCTGCGCTTCGATCCGGAGACGGTGAACGCCTATGAGCTGGGCGTGAAGTTCACCTCGGCGAAGTTCACCGCGAACGTCGCGGCGTTCCGCTCGGAGTTCAAGAACTTCCAGCTGAACACCTTCAACGGGGCGAATTACATCGTCCAGAACATCGGCTCGTGCAGCACCGACCTGGCCGGGGCCGACCGCGACAACGATTCGAACACCGGCCGGTGCAACGGCTCGGTGAAGGCCGGCGTGGTGACCCAGGGCGTCGAGATCGAGACCGGCATGTATCCCGCGCCCGACGTCACGTTCAACCTGGGCTACACCTATGCCGAGACGAACTACCGCAACAACCTGGTCGGCAGCAATGCGGGCGAGCCGCTGAACAACGCGCTGTTCCTGCTGCCCGGCAGCATGATGTCCAACGCGCCGCGCCACGTCGTCACGACCTCGGCCACCTGGTCGCCGGAGATCGCCGGCACCGGCCTCACCGCGCTGTTCTACGTCGATGGCCGCATGACCAGCGACTACAACACGGGCTCCGACCTGTTCGTCGAGAAGACGCAGGACGGCTTCTTCGTGATGAACGCGCGCATCGGCCTGCGCGGCGACGGGCAGCGCTGGGCAGTGGAGTTCTGGGGACAGAACATCCTGAACACCAACTATCAGCAGGTGGCATTCAACCTGCCGTTCCAGGGCGCGAACAGCCAGTCGCAGGTGCAGCGCTTCGGTGCGCCGACGTTCGCGACGGCGAACACGCTGTTCGGCTCGTTCCTGGCCGAGCCGCGCACCTACGGCGTGACGCTGCGCTCGCGCTTCTGA
- a CDS encoding fatty acid desaturase family protein — translation MTVTDYLSKDELAALMRRSDARAWWTVTVNWAIIAGAFALAIGWPNVVTIPLAVLLIAARQLGLGILVHDCAHHALFRERRTNERVGQWLAGTPIDVSLAAYRAYHLAHHRHAGTPDDPDLGFVRHYPITRTALRRKLWRDISGQTGVRDLMRSLRRFRLQRQWPWLAFHAGLMAGLAAAGGWWAYALWWVAQLFVYPAIVRLRQIGEHGVVPDRGDPDPRSNTATTLVRWWERLFIAPNHVNYHVEHHMTAGVPPYRLAQMHRLLRARGFYDGHDSLSFGYIDVMRRATRQPA, via the coding sequence ATGACCGTAACGGATTATCTGTCGAAGGACGAACTTGCCGCGCTGATGCGCCGTTCGGACGCGCGCGCGTGGTGGACCGTCACGGTCAACTGGGCGATCATCGCGGGTGCCTTCGCGCTCGCGATCGGCTGGCCCAACGTGGTGACGATCCCGCTCGCGGTGCTGCTGATCGCCGCGCGGCAGCTGGGGCTGGGCATCCTGGTCCACGACTGCGCGCACCATGCGCTGTTCCGCGAGCGCCGCACCAACGAGCGCGTCGGGCAGTGGCTCGCCGGCACCCCGATCGACGTGTCGCTGGCGGCCTATCGCGCCTATCACCTCGCGCATCACCGCCATGCCGGGACGCCCGACGACCCCGATCTGGGCTTCGTGCGTCACTATCCGATCACGCGCACCGCGCTGCGGCGCAAGCTGTGGCGCGACATCTCGGGGCAGACGGGCGTGCGCGACCTGATGCGCTCGCTGCGCCGGTTCCGGCTGCAGCGGCAATGGCCCTGGCTCGCCTTTCACGCGGGCCTTATGGCGGGTCTCGCGGCGGCCGGCGGCTGGTGGGCGTATGCGCTGTGGTGGGTGGCGCAGCTGTTCGTCTATCCCGCGATCGTCCGCCTGCGCCAGATCGGCGAGCATGGCGTCGTGCCCGACCGCGGCGATCCCGACCCGCGTAGCAACACCGCGACGACGCTGGTGCGCTGGTGGGAGCGGCTGTTCATCGCCCCCAACCACGTCAATTATCATGTCGAGCATCACATGACCGCCGGCGTCCCCCCGTACCGGCTCGCGCAGATGCACCGACTGCTGCGCGCGCGCGGCTTCTACGACGGCCACGATTCGCTGTCCTTCGGCTATATCGACGTCATGCGGCGCGCGACGCGGCAACCCGCCTGA
- a CDS encoding glycoside hydrolase family 130 protein, which yields MELFNHRLRLHADPSRVVVRPFHIGWMAPQPGGVSRSERLIAEVLDLPPQAARDQLELVLKDFEARHWQTRRVFMTRYDEIAAAHGLDGSRISDEKRQLIGAYFCHEYSYAAAALMNPSVVPHPDQSGMDDGAQRILMSLRAVGEGHISSVAFREGIITGDDELKLAPEPPFATATDAVGSDEGEMPSGPVTVYRHRDSTLSGTVIFPITEAQSKGLEDLRLVQFAHGDGTTEWLGTYTAYNGSAIQSELMRTKDFRAFDLVPMTGSASRNKGIALFPRKVGDQYMAIGRQDGENLYLLKTDDLTHWDDGELILKPVFPWEFVQIGNCGPPIEIDEGWLLLTHGVGAMRKYSIGAALLDKDNPARVIGRTRSPILAAADQDREGYVPNVVYTCGAMKHGEKLFMPYGIADSSVGFAFVAIRDLLEKM from the coding sequence TTGGAGTTGTTCAACCACCGGCTGCGCCTGCATGCCGATCCGTCGCGCGTTGTGGTGCGCCCGTTCCATATCGGCTGGATGGCGCCGCAGCCCGGCGGTGTCAGCCGGTCGGAGCGGCTGATCGCGGAGGTGCTCGACCTGCCGCCGCAGGCCGCGCGCGACCAGCTGGAGCTGGTGCTCAAGGACTTCGAGGCGCGCCACTGGCAGACGCGGCGCGTGTTCATGACCCGCTACGACGAGATCGCCGCCGCCCACGGACTGGACGGCAGCCGCATCTCGGACGAGAAGCGCCAGCTGATCGGCGCCTATTTCTGCCACGAATACAGCTATGCCGCCGCCGCGCTGATGAACCCCAGCGTAGTGCCGCACCCCGATCAGAGCGGGATGGACGACGGCGCGCAGCGCATCCTGATGTCGCTGCGCGCGGTGGGGGAGGGGCATATCTCCTCCGTCGCCTTCCGCGAGGGCATCATCACCGGCGACGACGAGCTGAAGCTGGCGCCCGAACCGCCGTTCGCCACCGCGACCGACGCGGTCGGCAGCGACGAGGGCGAGATGCCGTCGGGGCCGGTCACCGTCTATCGCCACCGCGACAGCACGCTGTCGGGCACGGTGATCTTCCCGATCACCGAGGCGCAGTCGAAGGGTCTGGAGGACCTGCGCCTCGTCCAGTTCGCGCATGGGGACGGCACGACCGAGTGGCTGGGCACCTACACCGCCTATAACGGCAGCGCGATCCAGTCCGAGCTGATGCGGACCAAGGACTTCCGCGCGTTCGATCTGGTGCCGATGACCGGCAGCGCGTCGCGCAACAAGGGGATCGCGCTGTTCCCGCGCAAGGTCGGCGACCAGTATATGGCGATCGGGCGGCAGGACGGCGAGAACCTGTACCTGCTCAAGACCGACGACCTGACGCACTGGGACGACGGCGAGCTGATCCTGAAGCCCGTCTTCCCGTGGGAGTTCGTGCAGATCGGCAACTGCGGCCCGCCGATCGAGATCGACGAAGGCTGGCTGCTGCTGACGCATGGCGTGGGCGCGATGCGCAAATATTCGATCGGCGCGGCGCTGCTCGACAAGGACAATCCGGCGCGCGTGATCGGGCGGACGCGCTCGCCGATCCTGGCCGCGGCGGATCAGGACCGCGAGGGGTATGTCCCCAACGTCGTCTATACCTGCGGCGCGATGAAGCACGGCGAGAAGCTGTTCATGCCGTACGGCATCGCCGACAGCTCGGTCGGGTTCGCCTTCGTCGCGATCCGCGACCTGCTGGAGAAGATGTAG